In Chryseobacterium sp. C-71, the genomic window CCGACCAATATTCTAAAACGACTAAGAGCAGATCATTACAGACTTCTTTTTCTTTTTTGCTTATTTTTTGCTTGGTATTGATCACACTTTCAATCGGAAAGCCGCACATCAATTTGTTTAAAATCAATTCATTTTCAAAAAATACTTCCTGACCTGTAACTAAATATTGAATCAACAATACAGCTTTGTGCTGACTTTCTTTATCAATCCAAACTTCATTATTACATAAATCTAGTTTTTGAAAAAGATTTAAAAGAAACGGGTGCAGAATAACAAGACCTGCATTATCAATGTAAAGTGATGAAATTTGCAATTCTGAAGTATTGGTTTCTAAATCATTGATATTTTTATCATTCACTTCATTAAAATTAACACTATTTTCCATTTCTCTTTCAGGGTTTTTTCCCTTTTTTATAGAAATTTTTTTATCCTCAACTTCATTAGTATTTTCTTGATTTAAAACATTTTTATCAGATTTAGAAAGCTTCCTTTTTTGATAATTTTCATTAAAATCATATCGTTGATTATCTCTACTTTGCAAATCTTTATTTTCAGGGAAAACATTCTGATTTTCTAACCAGTTTTTCAAATCTTCAATAGAATTAAATTTAATTTCAGAATTAAAAAAGACTTTTACCAATTGATAAATCGGTTGACTTGAGGTTGAATATTTTAAAATTTTAGAATATACTTTTTCTTTAAAAGAATCTTTACAATTAAAATAAAATCTGATTAACGCAGTTTTGTTTCCATCAAAAATAGTAATGATTCTTTCAATAAAAAGCTCTGAAACTTCTATTGTTTCAACAATTTCATTTATATTTTTCGAGTATGAATTTTCGGTAATGATTCCTGTTTTTAAATATTCAAAAAATAACTTTTCTGCAAATTTTGTTTGTGATTCAAATCCGAAATCCTCTAATTTTCCTTTGTTTTTATTTAATTCCAAAACTGGAAAATGATCTTTTAAATACTCTTCAATTTT contains:
- a CDS encoding contractile injection system tape measure protein; its protein translation is MHLLQKHIVDVHCSSQILGKEIQNTLSDILEKDFYPKLELILDQYSIENYEWEIENLSIELPEISQKDWKKEFVNQTLLKIEEYLKDHFPVLELNKNKGKLEDFGFESQTKFAEKLFFEYLKTGIITENSYSKNINEIVETIEVSELFIERIITIFDGNKTALIRFYFNCKDSFKEKVYSKILKYSTSSQPIYQLVKVFFNSEIKFNSIEDLKNWLENQNVFPENKDLQSRDNQRYDFNENYQKRKLSKSDKNVLNQENTNEVEDKKISIKKGKNPEREMENSVNFNEVNDKNINDLETNTSELQISSLYIDNAGLVILHPFLLNLFQKLDLCNNEVWIDKESQHKAVLLIQYLVTGQEVFFENELILNKLMCGFPIESVINTKQKISKKEKEVCNDLLLVVLEYWSVMKNSSVEALRETFLQRAGKLSLSETHPSELWVEEKGVDVLLASLPWGIGLVQTPLMNNFLHCYWN